Proteins from a single region of Caldisericota bacterium:
- a CDS encoding RnfABCDGE type electron transport complex subunit A, with protein sequence MSYFANLGKIFVAAAFVNNIVLLQFLGLCSYIGLTDDMHASIGMGYAVTFVTVLAASVTWIIDRWILIPFNLQPFLQIVSFILVIGSLVGLVEIYIRKMSPHLYKAMGIYLPLIATNCLILGVTFINSLQGFDFVESIVEAVGAAIGYFMAMLILAGIRERLRNSELPDFFKGKAIAYMVSGIVALAFMGFQGMIK encoded by the coding sequence ATGAGTTATTTTGCAAACCTCGGCAAAATTTTTGTTGCTGCAGCTTTTGTAAATAATATAGTGTTGTTGCAATTTCTTGGCTTATGTTCGTATATAGGCCTCACGGACGATATGCATGCTTCTATTGGTATGGGGTATGCAGTAACATTTGTGACAGTGCTTGCTGCTTCTGTGACATGGATCATTGATCGTTGGATATTAATTCCATTTAATCTTCAGCCGTTCCTCCAGATTGTGTCATTTATACTTGTAATTGGGTCACTGGTTGGGCTTGTAGAGATTTATATTAGAAAAATGTCTCCTCATTTATACAAAGCAATGGGTATATATCTTCCACTCATTGCGACTAATTGCCTTATATTGGGAGTTACCTTTATTAATTCTCTTCAAGGTTTTGATTTTGTGGAGTCTATTGTTGAAGCAGTTGGCGCAGCAATCGGCTATTTTATGGCCATGTTAATTCTTGCTGGCATAAGAGAGCGTTTGCGCAATTCAGAACTTCCTGATTTTTTCAAAGGCAAAGCTATTGCATATATGGTATCAGGGATTGTTGCTCTTGCGTTTATGGGATTTCAGGGGATGATAAAATGA